One Streptomyces sp. R28 DNA window includes the following coding sequences:
- a CDS encoding PaaX family transcriptional regulator C-terminal domain-containing protein — protein MINVSDQHAPRSLIVTLYGAYGRHMPGPVPVAELIRLLAAVGVDAPSVRSSVSRLKRRGLLLPARTAQGAAGYELSPDARQLLDDGDRRIYTTAPPEDEGWVLAVFSVPESERQKRHVLRSRLAGLGFGTAAPGVWVAPARLYEEARHTLQRLRLEGYVDFFRGEHLGFAPTAEAVSRWWDLAAIAKEHEAFLDRHARVLHDWERRRDTPPEEAYRDYLLALDSWRHLPYTDPGLPARLLPEDWPGARSAAVFRGLHERLRDAGATYAGL, from the coding sequence ATGATCAACGTGTCCGACCAGCATGCACCACGGTCTCTCATCGTCACGCTCTACGGCGCCTACGGCCGTCATATGCCCGGCCCGGTGCCGGTCGCCGAGCTGATCAGACTGCTGGCCGCGGTCGGCGTGGACGCCCCTTCAGTGCGTTCCTCGGTGTCGCGGCTGAAGCGGCGCGGGCTGCTGCTGCCGGCCCGTACGGCCCAGGGCGCGGCCGGGTACGAACTGTCGCCGGACGCCCGCCAGTTGCTGGACGACGGCGACCGGCGCATCTACACCACCGCCCCGCCCGAGGACGAGGGCTGGGTGCTCGCCGTGTTCTCGGTGCCGGAGTCGGAGCGGCAGAAGCGGCACGTACTGCGCTCCCGGCTGGCCGGGCTCGGCTTCGGGACGGCGGCTCCGGGCGTGTGGGTCGCGCCGGCGCGGCTCTACGAGGAGGCCCGGCACACCCTGCAGCGGCTGCGGCTGGAGGGATACGTCGACTTCTTCCGCGGCGAGCACCTCGGCTTCGCGCCGACCGCCGAGGCCGTATCCCGCTGGTGGGACCTGGCCGCGATCGCCAAGGAGCACGAGGCGTTCCTGGACCGCCACGCGCGCGTGCTGCACGACTGGGAGCGCCGGCGGGACACCCCGCCCGAGGAGGCCTACCGCGACTACCTCCTCGCCCTGGACTCCTGGCGCCACCTCCCCTACACCGACCCCGGCCTGCCCGCCCGGCTGCTGCCCGAGGACTGGCCGGGCGCCCGCTCGGCGGCCGTCTTCCGGGGACTGCACGAGCGTCTGCGGGACGCGGGAGCCACGTACGCCGGCCTGTGA
- a CDS encoding AMP-binding protein, with protein MAGLHRSAHVDTFAREHLPPPDQWPELRFDLPRLRYSDRLNAAAELLDGPADERPVFHTPSGATWTYGTLRARVDRLAHLLTGDLGVVPGNRVLLRGPTTPWLAACWLAVLKAGAVAVTVLAQQRPHELRTICEIAQVRHALCDIRAVDDLAKAEIPGLRIATYGGDAPDDLLRRPAPDASYPAADTAADDVALIAFTSGTTGRPKGCMHFHRDVLAIADTFAEHVLRPHVGDVFTGSPPLGFTFGLGGLVIFPMRAGASALLLEQAGPKQLLPAIAEHRVSVLFTAPTAYRAMLDELDSHDISSLRRCVSAGENLPAATWRAWHERTGLRIINGIGATELLHIFISAADEHIRPGTTGVPVPGWHARVVDADGQEMPDGEPGLLAVRGPVGCRYLTDPRQREYVRDGWNITGDTYVRESDGYFRYVARADDMIISAGYNIAGPEVEEALLRHPDVLETAVVGRPDEARGQVVVAYTVLREGARRDTEALRTFVKGELAPYKCPREIVFLDALPRTATGKLQRFRLRASGDPQSDRQ; from the coding sequence ATGGCCGGTCTGCACCGCTCCGCCCACGTCGACACCTTCGCCCGCGAGCACCTGCCACCGCCCGACCAGTGGCCCGAGCTCCGCTTCGACCTTCCGCGGCTGCGCTACTCCGATCGGCTCAACGCAGCCGCCGAGTTGCTCGACGGCCCCGCCGACGAGCGGCCCGTGTTCCACACCCCGTCCGGCGCCACATGGACGTACGGCACACTGCGCGCCCGCGTCGACCGGCTGGCACATCTGCTCACCGGCGACCTCGGCGTCGTCCCGGGCAACCGGGTGCTGCTGCGCGGTCCGACCACACCCTGGCTGGCCGCCTGCTGGCTGGCGGTGCTGAAGGCCGGCGCGGTCGCCGTCACGGTGCTGGCCCAGCAGCGGCCGCACGAGCTGCGGACCATCTGCGAGATCGCCCAGGTGCGGCACGCGCTGTGCGACATCCGGGCCGTCGACGACCTCGCCAAGGCGGAGATACCGGGGCTGCGGATCGCGACGTACGGCGGTGACGCCCCCGACGACCTGCTGCGCCGCCCGGCGCCCGACGCGTCGTATCCCGCCGCCGACACGGCGGCCGACGACGTCGCGCTCATCGCCTTCACCTCCGGCACCACCGGACGGCCCAAGGGCTGTATGCACTTCCACCGGGATGTGCTCGCGATAGCGGACACCTTCGCGGAGCATGTGCTGCGCCCCCATGTGGGCGATGTCTTCACCGGCAGTCCCCCGCTCGGCTTCACCTTCGGCCTCGGCGGGCTCGTCATCTTCCCGATGCGGGCCGGCGCCAGCGCCCTGCTGCTCGAACAGGCCGGTCCCAAGCAGCTGTTGCCGGCGATCGCCGAACACCGGGTGTCCGTGCTGTTCACCGCGCCGACGGCCTACCGCGCGATGCTCGACGAGCTCGACTCGCACGACATCTCCTCACTGCGCCGCTGCGTCTCGGCGGGCGAGAACCTGCCCGCCGCCACCTGGCGGGCCTGGCACGAGCGGACCGGTCTGCGCATCATCAACGGCATCGGCGCCACCGAGCTGCTGCACATCTTCATCTCGGCGGCCGACGAGCACATCAGGCCCGGCACGACCGGGGTGCCGGTACCGGGGTGGCACGCGCGCGTGGTCGACGCGGACGGGCAGGAGATGCCCGACGGGGAGCCCGGGCTGCTCGCCGTGCGCGGGCCGGTCGGCTGCCGCTATCTCACCGACCCCCGGCAGCGCGAGTACGTGCGCGACGGCTGGAACATCACGGGCGACACCTACGTCCGGGAGAGTGACGGCTACTTCCGCTATGTCGCCCGCGCGGACGACATGATCATCTCGGCCGGTTACAACATCGCGGGCCCGGAGGTCGAGGAGGCCCTGCTGCGCCACCCGGACGTGCTGGAGACGGCGGTGGTGGGCCGGCCCGATGAGGCACGCGGCCAGGTCGTGGTGGCGTACACGGTGCTCAGGGAAGGTGCCCGACGGGACACGGAGGCGCTGCGCACCTTCGTCAAGGGCGAGCTGGCGCCGTACAAGTGTCCGCGCGAGATCGTCTTCCTGGACGCGCTGCCGCGCACCGCGACCGGCAAGCTCCAGCGTTTTCGGCTGCGCGCGAGTGGTGACCCGCAAAGTGACCGGCAGTGA
- a CDS encoding RidA family protein — protein sequence MSTERVNPPDLSPPTGFSHAVVATGSRVVFLAGQTALDTDGKVRGDTLPEQFERALANLLAALDAAGGTAADLARVTVYATDVAAYRAQVAELGRIWRQLAGRDYPAMAVVEVVRLWDEEAMVELDGFAVLP from the coding sequence GTGAGCACCGAGCGCGTCAACCCGCCCGACCTCTCCCCGCCCACCGGTTTCTCCCACGCGGTCGTCGCCACCGGCTCACGGGTCGTCTTCCTGGCCGGTCAGACCGCCCTCGACACGGACGGCAAGGTGAGGGGCGACACCCTGCCCGAGCAGTTCGAGCGGGCCCTGGCCAATCTGCTGGCCGCGCTCGACGCAGCCGGCGGCACCGCCGCCGACCTCGCCCGGGTCACGGTCTACGCCACGGACGTCGCCGCGTACCGCGCCCAGGTCGCCGAACTCGGCCGCATCTGGCGGCAGTTGGCGGGCCGGGACTATCCGGCGATGGCGGTGGTCGAGGTCGTGCGCCTCTGGGACGAGGAGGCGATGGTGGAGCTCGACGGCTTCGCCGTGCTGCCGTAG
- a CDS encoding acyl-CoA dehydrogenase family protein: MPAFSLDPPQTAWCAELRTLAAERLRPLAEKGEAGHVNRSLVAELGQLGLLARLFTSGAVDLCLMRESLAYACTEAETALALQGLGAHPVHAHGTAAQRERWLPRVAEGSAVAAFALSEPGAGSDAAALGLRAEREASRQGGPGMPGALGAPGGPGAPGGPESSGGPGEPEGQGEPGESPGASLAAEPDGPDRWRLTGEKCWISNAPEADFYTVFARTTPGAGARGVTAFLVPADRPGLTGAGLDMLSPHPLGSLTFDAVPVTADDMLGEADRGFRVAMGTLNLFRPSVGAFAVGMAQAALDATLAHTAQRDAFGGKLKDLQAVAHQVAEMALRTEAARLMVYAAATAYDEGAPDVPKRAAMAKLLATETAQYVVDQAVQLHGARALRRGHLLEHLYREVRAPRIYEGASEVQRGIIAKELFANMEAGQ; this comes from the coding sequence ATGCCCGCATTCTCACTCGATCCGCCGCAAACCGCATGGTGTGCCGAACTGCGCACCCTGGCCGCCGAACGGCTGCGCCCGCTCGCGGAGAAGGGCGAAGCCGGGCACGTCAACCGCTCGCTGGTCGCCGAACTCGGCCAACTGGGGCTGCTGGCACGGCTGTTCACCTCGGGAGCCGTCGACCTGTGCCTGATGCGGGAGTCTCTCGCCTACGCCTGCACGGAGGCGGAAACGGCCCTCGCCCTGCAGGGCCTGGGCGCCCATCCGGTCCATGCCCACGGCACCGCGGCCCAACGGGAGCGCTGGCTGCCGCGGGTGGCCGAGGGGAGCGCGGTGGCGGCCTTCGCGCTGAGCGAGCCGGGGGCCGGATCGGACGCGGCGGCGCTGGGGCTGCGGGCGGAGCGGGAGGCCTCGCGGCAGGGAGGACCGGGAATGCCGGGAGCGCTGGGAGCGCCGGGAGGGCCGGGAGCGCCGGGAGGGCCGGAATCGTCGGGAGGGCCGGGCGAACCGGAAGGGCAGGGAGAGCCGGGGGAATCGCCGGGCGCCTCGCTTGCCGCCGAGCCCGACGGTCCCGACCGCTGGCGGCTCACCGGCGAGAAGTGCTGGATCTCCAACGCCCCCGAGGCCGACTTCTACACGGTGTTCGCCCGCACCACCCCCGGCGCCGGGGCCCGTGGCGTCACCGCCTTCCTGGTCCCCGCCGACCGTCCCGGCCTCACCGGGGCGGGCCTCGACATGTTGTCCCCGCACCCCCTCGGCAGCCTCACCTTCGACGCCGTCCCCGTCACCGCCGACGACATGCTCGGCGAGGCCGACCGAGGCTTCCGGGTGGCGATGGGGACTCTGAACCTGTTCCGGCCCAGCGTCGGCGCCTTCGCCGTCGGCATGGCCCAGGCGGCCCTGGACGCGACCCTCGCCCACACCGCCCAACGGGACGCGTTCGGCGGCAAGTTGAAGGACCTTCAGGCGGTCGCCCACCAGGTCGCCGAGATGGCCCTGCGCACGGAGGCGGCTCGTCTCATGGTGTACGCGGCGGCGACGGCGTACGACGAAGGCGCCCCGGACGTCCCGAAGCGCGCCGCGATGGCCAAGCTGCTCGCCACCGAGACCGCGCAGTACGTCGTCGACCAGGCCGTCCAACTGCACGGCGCCCGTGCCCTGCGCCGTGGCCACCTGCTCGAACACCTCTACCGTGAGGTGCGGGCCCCGCGCATCTACGAGGGCGCCAGCGAGGTCCAACGCGGCATCATCGCCAAGGAGTTGTTCGCGAACATGGAGGCCGGCCAGTGA